The Apium graveolens cultivar Ventura chromosome 6, ASM990537v1, whole genome shotgun sequence genome contains a region encoding:
- the LOC141666776 gene encoding shaggy-related protein kinase eta-like: MNVMRRIKSIASGRSSVSDLGGDSTVKRVKAEQEGNSAESQTSETFTTSVDQHIDYVATGSSASTSNMYSIARPEQSDHDQLPNRMRGMEITDNKSDNHDEKDIEATVVSGHGTDTGQTIVTLMGDPNGEHKQTMSYMAERVVGTGSFGVVYQAKCLENGEAVAIKKVLQDRRYKNRELQIMRLLRHPNVVQLLSYFYSTTEIDEVYLNLVLEYVPKTVHRISTHYSRQNQRVPVLYVQLYAYQICRALNYMHNVVGVCHRDIKPQNLLVNPQTHQLKLCDFGSAKKLMPGEPNISYICSRYYRAPELIFGATEYTTAIDMWSAGCVLAELLLGRPLFPGESGADQLVEIIKILGTPTREEVKCMNPNYTEFRLPQIKAHPWHKVFNKRLPADAVDLISRMLQYSPNLRCNPLEACAHPFFDDLRKADACLLNGHPLPPLFDFTPQELTAASPELCERLVPDHGKK; the protein is encoded by the exons ATGAATGTTATGCGCCGTATCAAAAGCATTGCTTCTGGCCGCTCCTCCGTCTCAGATCTt GGCGGAGATTCTACTGTAAAGAGGGTAAAAGCTGAGCAGGAAGGGAACTCTGCTGAATCTCAGACAAGTGAGACATTTACCACTTCAGTAGATCAACATATTGACTATGTAGCTACAGGAAGTTCAGCAAGCACATCCAATATGTATTCTATTGCTAGACCTGAGCAATCAGACCATGATCAACTTCCGAATAGGATGCGTGGAATGGAGATTACAGACAATAAATCTGACAATCATGATGAAAAG GATATTGAAGCCACAGTAGTTAGTGGTCATGGAACAGATACTGGTCAGACAATTGTAACTTTGATGGGAGATCCAAATGGGGAACATAAACAG ACCATGTCTTATATGGCGGAGCGTGTGGTTGGTACTGGTTCATTTGGTGTCGTATATCAG GCCAAGTGCCTGGAAAATGGTGAAGCTGTTGCTATAAAGAAGGTGCTGCAGGATAGGAGATATAAGAACAGAGAACTTCAGATCATGCGCTTACTTCGACACCCAAATGTTGTTCAGCTTCTCAGCTATTTCTATTCAACTACTGAAATAGATGAAGTGTATCTAAATCTTGTGCTCGAGTATGTCCCTAAAACAGTGCACCGAATTTCAACACACTATAGCCGGCAAAACCAACGGGTGCCCGTTCTATATGTTCAATTGTACGCATACCAG ATTTGCCGTGCTCTTAACTATATGCATAATGTTGTCGGTGTATGTCATCGTGATATTAAACCACAAAATCTGTTG GTCAATCCTCAGACTCATCAGCTGAAGCTGTGTGATTTTGGAAGTGCAAAGAAATTG ATGCCAGGTGAACCAAATATATCATACATCTGCTCACGGTATTATAGAGCACCAGAATTGATCTTTGGGGCTACAGAATATACTACTGCAATTGATATGTGGTCTGCTGGTTGTGTTTTAGCAGAGCTTCTATTGGGTCGG CCTCTTTTTCCTGGGGAAAGTGGAGCTGATCAGTTGGTTGAGATCATCAAg ATTTTAGGTACACCAACCAGAGAAGAAGTAAAATGTATGAACCCAAATTATACTGAATTCAGGTTGCCACAGATAAAAGCTCATCCATGGCATAAG GTGTTTAACAAGCGATTGCCTGCTGACGCAGTTGATCTTATATCAAGAATGCTTCAGTATTCACCAAATTTACGATGTAATCCA CTGGAGGCTTGTGCACACCCGTTCTTTGATGATTTAAGGAAAGCAGATGCATGCTTACTTAATGGCCATCCGTTGCCGCCTCTATTTGATTTCACACCTCAAG AGTTGACAGCTGCATCTCCTGAACTATGCGAACGTCTCGTTCCCGACCATGGAAAGAAATGA
- the LOC141667997 gene encoding E3 ubiquitin-protein ligase At1g12760-like isoform X2 gives MMPATSTHSLPLLTTMVTSHGSTNRPWNLATLTHYLCRSSSRQSGAVIENLEQLQTACWPATVMFLLLCKMAFIVASIYVMIASHVNEDPDQVQFRVWVVGYAIKCCVHGVWIGLECKKKWDRLWISDSESSEAAREENLGSDERDVVLNIDPVDVVQNDHEEEQTSVAMHLDFVDTMLSFIWWIIGFYWIYIGGQSLIHDSLQLYWLCITFLLFDALIVVIHIAVACIVGLAACFSLPCVLAFLYSMTNQEEEIEDCIQRLPKYKFQKTGVFSESQNEEIQESPCGKMIEYNTDTPNEHVLPLEDAVCCICLSAYEDGKVLRRLPCHHHFHSACIVRWLYLNSTCPLCKTTNIFNYSDREQVFTA, from the exons ATGATGCCTGCAACTTCCACACACTCACTACCATTGCTGACCACTATGGTCACAAGCCACGGCTCCACTAACCGTCCATGGAATCTCGCAACCTTAACTCATTATCTCTGTCGTTCGAGCAGCCGACAATCTGGAGCAGTCATTGAAAATCTGGAGCAGTTGCAGACAGCTTGTTGGCCTGCAACTGTAATGTTCCTTCTCTTGTGTAAAATGGCGTTTATTGTTGCGTCGATATATGTTATGATTGCGAGTCATGTGAATGAAGATCCTGATCAAGTGCAATTCAGAGTTTGGGTTGTTGGATATGCAATAAAGTGTTGTGTGCATGGGGTTTGGATTGGCTTGGAGTGTAAGAAGAAGTGGGATCGTCTATGGATTTCGGATAGTGAGAGTTCTGAGGCGGCAAGGGAAGAAAATTTGGGTTCTGATGAAAGGGATGTTGTACTAAATATTGATCCTGTGGATGTTGTACAAAATGATCATGAGGAGGAGCAAACTAG CGTTGCAATGCATCTGGATTTTGTAGATACAATGTTGTCTTTCATTTGGTGGATCATTGGATTTTATTGGATTTATATTGGTGGCCAGAGTTTGATTCATGATTCACTTCAACTCTACTG GCTATGTATAACATTCTTGCTATTTGATGCACTTATTGTTGTTATCCATATTGCTGTGGCATGTATTGTTGGACTTGCTGCTTGCTTCTCTCTACCATGTGTGCTTGCATTCCTATATTCCATGACAAATCAG GAAGAAGAAATCGAAGATTGTATACAGAGATTGCCCAAATACAAGTTTCAAAAAACTGGTGTTTTTAGTGAGAGTCAAAATGAGGAGATTCAAGAATCTCCTTGCGGAAAAATGATAGAATACAACACTGATACGCCCAATGAGCATGTTCTTCCCCTCGAGGATGCT GTATGCTGCATTTGCCTCAGTGCCTATGAAGATGGAAAGGTGTTACGTCGACTCCCATGCCATCATCATTTCCATTCGGCTTGCATTGTCAGATGGTTATATCTCAACTCGACATGTCCACTATGCAAAACAACCAATATATTCAATTACAGTGACAGGGAACAAGT GTTTACTGCTTGA
- the LOC141667996 gene encoding putative disease resistance protein At1g50180 codes for MAGEVVSFAAKRLEELLVSEAILLYEVKDKIMEIQRELKRMDCFLEEAEKKQNPDKRVQNWVAEFRELAFKAEDVIENYALEVEAKTQKSGLKNKLLRCACILREALSRHNIATDINDLKAEITNLSASLPSYGITAGLEGGETSTSQVNQNRRIFYSHDVEKDFVGMEKEIKQLISHLKKEDKGCEVISICGMGGLGKTTLAKKLYNHAEIKDHFKAFAWVCITQQFEREKVLKGVLKELLPVDRKEEVTAMDDPQLVQELYQVQQEKNCLIVIDDIWTVDSWRSLESAFPVGGSTSGSKILLTTRNVSVGEIGSVYKISSLTEDEGWLLLSKKVRINDLPDQSVAVEMEKKGRNMVQRCKGLPLAISSLGGILKGKYLLREWDKVNEDISFYLAKGEGGSNDDEYYTVRQVLGLSYDSLPPRLKHCFLCFANYMEDEVVESEKLYMLWIAEGLISLEHKAEGEMTLDVAEHYLDELAHRCLVEVETIKIEGSSWSKYGSCGVHDLIRDMCLSKVKSKTFINIIHPQREPYYKPKARIVRRLCIRTYKDGDESMLKAYDKNVIQRIRSLLVMKGLQDGFQDTFFDLGKFKLLRVLGIWGYKINKQNLRKISELVYLTYLSLPDCELEEKLPSSIGNLRNLETLDLRVSNNPTIPNVLWKLKRLKHLYLPKYFQIVENLSLEGLNELEVLCNYDTEKCVGHDLFGLCKLKVFRGRILAEDNLMTVNIINFINARKMRQLNLTIRGGADCSLASFLECCYIDVLKMYTGGISLFPKDYSHTHFSKRLTKLKLKNCKMQEQPMMTLLEKIPNLRCLCLDENRDKMFSYRVPETSDFKALRLAKLAKVGSGSRCHAKSLRVAHLGMPRVGDDS; via the exons ATGGCCGGGGAGGTGGTCTCTTTTGCTGCGAAAAGACTTGAAGAATTGTTAGTCTCTGAAGCCATACTTTTATATGAAGTGAAGGACAAAATTATGGAGATTCAACgtgagttgaaacgaatggatTGTTTTCTCGaagaggctgaaaagaaacaaaATCCAGATAAAAGAGTACAAAATTGGGTGGCAGAATTCAGAGAGCTTGCTTTTAAAGCTGAAGATGTTATTGAAAATTATGCACTGGAAGTTGAAGCCAAGACACAAAAATCAGGCCTGAAGAATAAGTTGCTAAGATGTGCTTGCATCCTGAGAGAAGCACTAAGCCGTCACAACATTGCTACAGACATTAATGATTTAAAAGCTGAGATCACAAATCTCAGTGCAAGTCTACCATCATATGGTATTACAGCAGGTCTAGAAGGAGGAGAAACATCAACTTCACAAGTCAATCAAAATCGAAGGATTTTCTATTCACATGATGTTGAAAAAGATTTTGTCGGTATGGAAAAGGAAATCAAACAACTAATTTCTCATTTAAAGAAGGAAGACAAGGGTTGTGAAGTTATTTCAATATGCGGAATGGGAGGTCTGGGAAAGACTACCCTGGCCAAAAAACTTTATAATCATGCCGAAATCAAAGACCATTTCAAAGCATTTGCTTGGGTCTGTATCACTCAACAGTTTGAAAGGGAAAAAGTTCTTAAGGGAGTTCTAAAAGAACTTCTCCCTGTTGATAGGAAAGAAGAAGTCACGGCAATGGACGATCCACAACTGGTCCAAGAACTTTACCAAGTTCAACAAGAAAAAAATTGTTTAATAGTTATTGATGACATCTGGACAGTTGATTCATGGAGAAGCCTAGAGTCTGCATTTCCAGTTGGAGGGTCAACTAGTGGTAGCAAAATTTTGCTCACAACGCGTAATGTGTCCGTGGGTGAGATAGGCTCTGTGTATAAAATCTCAAGTTTGACAGAAGATGAGGGTTGGCTACTACTTTCTAAGAAAGTAAGGATAAATGACCTTCCAG ATCAAAGTGTGGCTGTTGAGATGGAAAAAAAAGGAAGGAACATGGTCCAAAGATGCAAAGGTTTACCGCTAGCTATTTCATCACTTGGAGGAATTCTTAAAGGCAAATATTTGTTGAGAGAGTGGGATAAAGTAAATGAAGATATTTCTTTTTACTTGGCCAAGGGTGAAGGAGGATCTAATGATGATGAATACTACACAGTGAGACAAGTTTTAGGGTTGAGTTATGATAGTTTACCTCCTCGTCTGAAGCattgttttctttgttttgccaATTACATGGAGGATGAAGTAGTTGAGAGTGAGAAATTGTACATGCTTTGGATTGCAGAAGGTCTGATATCCTTAGAACATAAAGCAGAAGGCGAGATGACATTGGATGTAGCTGAACACTATCTGGATGAATTAGCCCATCGATGCCTTGTCGAAGTTGAAACAATTAAAATTGAAGGATCTTCATGGTCTAAGTACGGATCATGTGGTGTTCATGATCTTATTAGAGACATGTGCTTGTCCAAAGTTAAGTCGAAAACATTCATCAACATTATTCATCCACAACGGGAACCTTACTATAAGCCGAAAGCAAGAATAGTACGCAGATTGTGCATTCGTACCTATAAGGATGGTGATGAATCAATGCTGAAGGCCTATGATAAAAATGTGATTCAACGTATTCGATCCCTTTTGGTGATGAAAGGTCTGCAGGATGGGTTTCAGGATACATTTTTTGATCTCGGGAAATTTAAATTGCTCCGAGTTCTAGGTATATGGGGTTACAAGATTAATAAGCAAAATTTAAGAAAGATATCTGAGCTAGTATACCTAACTTACTTGAGTTTACCTGATTGTGAGTTGGAAGAGAAGTTGCCATCATCCATTGGTAACTTGAGGAATTTGGAAACCCTTGATTTGAGAGTATCGAATAATCCTACAATCCCGAATGTTTTATGGAAGCTAAAACGGTTAAAGCACTTGTACCTTCCTAAATATTTTCAGATTGTTGAAAATTTGAGTTTAGAAGGGTTGAATGAATTAGAAGTGCTATGCAATTACGACACTGAGAAATGTGTCGGACATGATCTCTTTGGATTATGCAAGCTCAAGGTTTTTCGTGGAAGGATATTAGCTGAGGACAACCTTATGACAGTGAATATTATCAATTTTATTAATGCCAGGAAAATGCGCCAATTAAATCTTACAATCCGAGGAGGAGCAGACTGTTCTCTGGCATCATTCTTAGAGTGTTGTTACATTGATGTTTTGAAGATGTATACTGGTGGTATAAGCTTATTTCCAAAGGATTATAGCCACACTCATTTCTCTAAGCGTCTCACCAAGCTTAAGTTAAAAAATTGTAAGATGCAGGAACAACCAATGATGACATTACTGGAGAAAATTCCAAATCTACGCTGTCTCTGTTTGGATGAAAACAGAGATAAAATGTTCAGCTACAGGGTTCCCGAGACTTCAGATTTTAAGGCTCTTCGGCTTGCCAAACTTGCGAAAGTGGGAAGTGGATCAAGGTGCCATGCCAAATCTCTCCGAGTTGCACATTTGGGGATGCCACGAGTTGGAGATGATTCCTGA
- the LOC141667997 gene encoding E3 ubiquitin-protein ligase At1g12760-like isoform X1 gives MMPATSTHSLPLLTTMVTSHGSTNRPWNLATLTHYLCRSSSRQSGAVIENLEQLQTACWPATVMFLLLCKMAFIVASIYVMIASHVNEDPDQVQFRVWVVGYAIKCCVHGVWIGLECKKKWDRLWISDSESSEAAREENLGSDERDVVLNIDPVDVVQNDHEEEQTSSVAMHLDFVDTMLSFIWWIIGFYWIYIGGQSLIHDSLQLYWLCITFLLFDALIVVIHIAVACIVGLAACFSLPCVLAFLYSMTNQEEEIEDCIQRLPKYKFQKTGVFSESQNEEIQESPCGKMIEYNTDTPNEHVLPLEDAVCCICLSAYEDGKVLRRLPCHHHFHSACIVRWLYLNSTCPLCKTTNIFNYSDREQVFTA, from the exons ATGATGCCTGCAACTTCCACACACTCACTACCATTGCTGACCACTATGGTCACAAGCCACGGCTCCACTAACCGTCCATGGAATCTCGCAACCTTAACTCATTATCTCTGTCGTTCGAGCAGCCGACAATCTGGAGCAGTCATTGAAAATCTGGAGCAGTTGCAGACAGCTTGTTGGCCTGCAACTGTAATGTTCCTTCTCTTGTGTAAAATGGCGTTTATTGTTGCGTCGATATATGTTATGATTGCGAGTCATGTGAATGAAGATCCTGATCAAGTGCAATTCAGAGTTTGGGTTGTTGGATATGCAATAAAGTGTTGTGTGCATGGGGTTTGGATTGGCTTGGAGTGTAAGAAGAAGTGGGATCGTCTATGGATTTCGGATAGTGAGAGTTCTGAGGCGGCAAGGGAAGAAAATTTGGGTTCTGATGAAAGGGATGTTGTACTAAATATTGATCCTGTGGATGTTGTACAAAATGATCATGAGGAGGAGCAAACTAG CAGCGTTGCAATGCATCTGGATTTTGTAGATACAATGTTGTCTTTCATTTGGTGGATCATTGGATTTTATTGGATTTATATTGGTGGCCAGAGTTTGATTCATGATTCACTTCAACTCTACTG GCTATGTATAACATTCTTGCTATTTGATGCACTTATTGTTGTTATCCATATTGCTGTGGCATGTATTGTTGGACTTGCTGCTTGCTTCTCTCTACCATGTGTGCTTGCATTCCTATATTCCATGACAAATCAG GAAGAAGAAATCGAAGATTGTATACAGAGATTGCCCAAATACAAGTTTCAAAAAACTGGTGTTTTTAGTGAGAGTCAAAATGAGGAGATTCAAGAATCTCCTTGCGGAAAAATGATAGAATACAACACTGATACGCCCAATGAGCATGTTCTTCCCCTCGAGGATGCT GTATGCTGCATTTGCCTCAGTGCCTATGAAGATGGAAAGGTGTTACGTCGACTCCCATGCCATCATCATTTCCATTCGGCTTGCATTGTCAGATGGTTATATCTCAACTCGACATGTCCACTATGCAAAACAACCAATATATTCAATTACAGTGACAGGGAACAAGT GTTTACTGCTTGA